The sequence below is a genomic window from Amblyraja radiata isolate CabotCenter1 unplaced genomic scaffold, sAmbRad1.1.pri scaffold_648_ctg1, whole genome shotgun sequence.
CGCGGGCCTCGCGTCCGGCTGCTActaactgggaggtggaggttggCGGCAAGACGGAGTGGTGCTTTGGCGTGGCGCGGCGATCGTGCCAGAGGAAGGGCAGGGTGGAGCGCTGGCCCCGGGAAGGCTACTGGAGGATGAGCCTGCGGAGAGGCGAGGGGTACCAGGTTGTCACTgagcccgcccccccctccccatccccctcgccCTGGAGCGCGGCCCCATGACCGTCGGCGTCTACCTGGACCACTAGGGCGGCCAGGTATCCTTCTACGATGACGGCAGGATGGCGCACCTGTACACCTTCGCCCACACCTTCTCCGAGACCCTCTACCCCTacttctgcctctgcctctgcctcaccGACCGGGGCAAGAACGCCGAGCCCATGAAGATCTGCCGGTTCGCCAGCCAGTCCCGGCACCACCTGCCCGTGACATTACCCGCCCACTCCGATACCTCATCCACCACCACCCGTCACCTCCACACATCCTAACAGTGggtagacacagagtgttggagtaactcagcgggtcaggcagaatctgtggagaacatggataagtgacgtttcacagagtgctggagtaactcagcgggtcaggcagcatctgtggagaacatggatagttgacgtttcacagagtgctggagtaactcagcgggtcaggcagcatctggtttcttcccacacttcaacgacggacaggtttgtttgctaattggcttccataaagtAGTAAATAATCCTTAgtatgtacgatagtgttagcgcGCTGGTTGCTGTTGACTagctgggccggagggcctgtttccatgctgtatctgaagTCTAAAGATCACTCCCCACATATCTCCAGCGGTGGAGGGGCCAATAACTGTGTATGAACTCCGAACAAACTTCTCAGGATGTGTGTTGATGATGTGAAATAATTTTGAGAGGTAAATTATGTACCGCTTGATTTTACTTTTGTCTGTTGCTGTCGATACGTTACTGGGCACTGGGATGAGCGAGGAACCTCACGCGTGGATGAAGAGATGGAATAGAATACGGATAGAGTGTGTgacacaaagaaacatagaaaaatagatgcaggaggaggccattcagtccttcgagctagcaccgccattcaatatgatcatggctgatcaaataaatttagtaccccattcctgcttgttccccatatcccttgattctgttagccctaagagctaaatctaactctctcttgaaaacatccagtgaaatggcctccaccgccttctgtggcagagaatcccacagattcacaactctctggattaaTCTTCTTGGGGTTTTATTTCATTTGATCACTGAAAGCACCAAGGcttcaatgatttaaaaaagtgcctctacttcttgagaagattacggagagtcggtttgtcaaggaggactcaaggagagcatactgactggctgcatcgtgccttggttcagcaacttgaacgaccaggagaggaaaagactacaggaagttgtgaccactgcccagtccatcatcggctctgaccttcccaccatcgaagggaactATCgcagtctctgccttaaaaaggctggcagcatcatcaaggacccacaccgtcctggccacacactcatctctccgttgccatcgggaggaatgtacaggagcttgaaatctggaatatcctggttcaagaacagcttcttccccacagccatcagactattaaacacaacatcaaacaagctctgaacaataacagtctattgcactttctgcttatttattgtgtatatatatggtctatggtatatagacacacagaACTGTTATCTCCTGTTCTCgattatattctgttgtgctgcagcaagcaagaattgcattgtcctatctgggacacacgacaataaaactctcttgactcttgattctctTGGCACGCAATTCGAATAAACAAAATCTTTCTATTAGATTCTTGTGAATTTTACTGGTCAGGCGAATTATCCAAATTCAACAAAGGGGCAATAAATgtatctattgcattaatctattAATGTATCATTTTGTCATGTTTTGGGGGTCTTTGCCCTCAAAGAGGATCCACTCATAGCTTCCGCAAATGCTTTCTGATCAATTTAATTACACCAGAAGTTCACTTCTCGCTCCTGCATTAAGGGTCTCTTCACTATTCCACCTCATGCATGTGCGGCATCTGCTGACTCTTGTGTCCCAGTGAATTCTGGACATTAACAACAATGAACCAAGCATTATCAattattatatgttatatgttatatgtaaaCACATCACATGCTTGTAGAACTTCAAAATAGCAGAATATGGTTTACAAATATGCAACACGTCAAGAAGGTTCGTACAAATGTCATGCATGCAACCTCATGCATGTCATGTTCAGTTCACTGAAGTGCCGCTTTCAACTGATGCCGcgctgtctaaatgtttaagaaagatctgcaggtgctggaaaaatcgaaggtagacagaaatgctggagaaactcagcgggcgagcagcatctatggagcgaaggaataggtgacggttcgtgtcgagacccttcttcaggctgccccacccgatgagtttctccagcatttgtgtcaaccatgttccgttgtgctgaagcaaagcaagaattgcattgtcctatcagggacacagcaagaattgcattgtcctatcagggacacatgacaataaactcacttgaacttgcgaGGCGCAAGGTCCCCACCAGCTGATAAAACCCGATACTGTGGAATCGGCCGATATATTAACCCATtgccaggggggatggtgaatctGGGACAGCGAGAATAAACAGATTCCGATGCTGGACGCCGGCATCGACGTGGGAGCAGTGGCGGTGACTGAGACACAATCCGGCATGACGAGAGACACGAACAGGAGAGACCGCAAGAGCTACCTGGTTGTCTAACTTGAGTAATAAATGGTGCTATTTtttgctcaagaaggaactgcacatgctggagaatcaaaggtagacaaaattgcaggagaaactcagcgggtgcggcagcatctatggagcgaaggaaataggcaacgtttcgggctgaaccccttcttcagactactatttgcattgtttttcatcaacttcACGAGTTAATACAATACTGTTCTTAAACAAAACTTAACCTTCTTATTAAGGAATTAATGTAAGTGGGTGATCAATTTGTCAGGGTGTAGATGTCGctgcaagaccagcatttattgcacatcACTAATTGCCCTATGAGTAGATCGCTCGGACATTTCCAAGGGCATTTGATCTTCAACCACTTTGAACGACTTCAACAAAATAAGTGTGGAGCGGTCATCGTATTTCAGACAGTTTAATTTTTTCAAGCACTTGATGTGATTTAAGAAAATACTTACAATTGTGTCCCTGGTTTGTGCCACTAGATTCCACGTTCGATAATTAAATCAGTGCCTCACCACCGCACCCCACCTGGAGGGTTGATGCCTCGAGTTCACCACTTCCTATTGGATTGCGGCCCCTGAGTTTAAAGCCGGCTTTATTCCCGTCATGAtcatacacacctctataagatcatccctcatcctactGCGTTCCAAGCAATaaggtcctagtctgcccaacctctccctgttgtgAGGCTCTCaggcccaggcaacatcctcgtcaatatTGTCTACACCCGTTCCGGTTTATCCGACATTCTTCACACAGCAGagtgaacaaaactaaacatgtTACTCCAAACTGATCATCCTTAATATGAAATGATGCACGGTTTCTCCAAATATAGGTGCACCTGAAGACTGGAGCGTGAGAGACGAGTGTACTGATGTGGATTAAAATATGTTTACTTCCATCCTGATCCCGGGCTGTGAACGGAGATGCGGACGGCGGGTTCCACTGCCTCCTCAGTTACACCTCCTCATCGCTGGTCCCTGTCCCTTTTCTGCCTTCGACAATCCTAGGGCAATCTCTCCGCTTTCTTCTATATTCAAGCCGGTTTAATGTCTAACTGACCCCTCCCTCGTGTGAGATTAGTTGGGAGCGGCCAGgacactgaacactgaacacttgcagccaaATCACATTCATTCCCCGAGACGGCAGCGCGCGCAGTGGAAAACACTTTGAACCAGGAAGTACAGGAGTTTAAATGGCTGCGAAAGACATTTTCGAGAGTTTAaccgaggaggtagtttgtcccatctgcctggatttcttcaccgatccggtgacattggagtgtgggcacaacttctgccgctcctgtatcacacagagttgggacagggaggcgatgaactcctgcccggaatgtagagagcagTTTGcggaccgcaccctcagggtgaatcgggccttgggACTGTCTTGCGACAatcgagactgtctgagaaagctcgaacactgagcctgaatcggacagtGACGGAAAGTAAACATCACTGCGAGAAGCAtctggaagaactgaagctgttttgtgaaacagaCAAGAAAGTGATTTGTCTGATATGTCGAGAtgcgcgggaacacaagtctcacagcttcataCCGATAGAAGAAGCTGTTGAaatctacaaggtaaaagcaaaccgatattgatcacatcattgtgtcatgttttgtttattttctgaCATTTCTCTTCTCTGATCTGAAACCCAACTCCAGGAACAGGTGAATTCTTCCTTTGAATCTctgacaaaaaagaaatcagagatcgagcaaatggagcagcaacagaaagagAAGATTTCTGTTGTTTTGGTGAGGTTTTCCAATTttgatttcctgatcttgtgtagtTTTCATCAATGTGactgtggatagagtggatgtggaaataaTGTTTCCACTGGCGGAACTGTATGACCAGAGgttatagcttcagaattaaagggcgctcttttaaggAGGTGAAGAGTAACTTAGAaaagcggtcatggtggcgcagcgatagagttgctgccttacagcgaatgcagcgccggagacccaggttggatcttgactacgggtgctgtccgtacggagtttgtacgttctccccgtgacgttttctccgagatattcggtttcctcccacactccaaaggtttgtaggttaattgccttgtaaatgtaaaaaatgttaatgtgtggggattgctggtcggcgcgtactcaatgggccgaagggcctgtttccgcgttatttctaaactaaaaataatcctaaacttattttgtcagagggtaatTAATCAATGGAACtgattggacatgttgggccaaatggcttatttcTGTGCTCCATGCCAAAGGTTGATTGGCCAACTACCCCCTTGCATATCGTTAGGAAACATAATACAGCGACATTATATATTGATCTTCACCTTTCATTTCacaggaagagtcacacaaccttcagtcacagatcacatcccagttttctgaactgcaccagattttcACTGAGAAAGAGCGGCGTGTACTCGCAGATATCCGGGAAGAAGAGATGAAAATTCGGAACTCAATGGAGAAAAGGCTTCAAGAGATTCAAGCGAATTTAAATTCCATCCAAAAGGAACTCTCAACGTTGCAGGAACAGATAGATCAAAAAGACAACAggatatttctgaaggtgaggggttacactacagttaggCGAAGTGAAACTGCACAGCCACAacatggtgggtgacatttctgaaatTAATGCATTATTTACCAGTAATTCAGAGCTGGGTCAATGTTCCGTCTGTTCCAGCGATGTGCTGCCGTTATTCCCAAACTAAATGGCCTCCTGCATAAATTATGGTATCTCGGAACAGGCTGCAAACTCCTTGAGAAAGAGTCGCTGTGATCTTGTCACTGAGTTCGTGAACGTGTAATATTTCCCCGAAAAGAAGGAAAATCTGCAGGAATCATAAGACCACGGGGAAAGTCTTGGTCAGCATTACAGGAAAAGGAGTTTGTGGTGTTAGAACATCCCCGTAAAGGCAGTCTAATGATTTTAGCCCAGGATACACATTGGAATTTGTCCTTAACAGCACTTAATTGGACCTGTTCAATCCCTAGTTACCCTTTTGCTCTTAAAGGGGAATATTCTCCGCCCGGTTATTCTTTTGCTGGTAATATACTTGTAGAATCTTCTCggggggataggggggggggggggagaggggggggggggggggggggggggggaggggttgtctcAATTATCCGAGCCACATCGAGAGCATTTTGCCTAGCTTTCATGACCTTAACCATCAAATTATGTTACAGCATTGGAGGCAACACAAAACTGAATCACCGGGATAATTGCAGGATGAGGGGCTTGTCTCATCAGCAGGGTTTATCGAGGTTGGATCGATATTCCTTGCAGTTTAAAATAATCAAGAGTCATTTTACCATTGTCCCCAAggtccacgactggatggagagcagtgaatctctggaattctccaacCCAGAGACTTTTGGGGATTGAAACTGTTAGCAGTATTTGAACCAGAAAGAgcgacattttttttttaaattccaggaaTTGAacaggaggggaatggggaaaatAGGGGGAGTTCTGTCCTGGGCAAGattagccatgaccacattgtggggataACATAAATCTAGAACGTGGCGCACACATCATCATCTATCATCTGTCATCCATGAATTGAACTTGCAGGGAATGGGGCAAGTACGGGGAAATCTCTTGCGCTTATCCTGATTCTCCTTCAATGTATCTCCAATATAGACTTCGGCCACTTTGTGCGATTGAGTCCCACGTTCCCTTTGCTGCACGACTAATGggatttattaaaggccattccaTATTTCATCTTTGAATTTTAGTCTCCCTAAAAGTagctgcttcttcttgcgtatagcgtgcacagcctaaggttgtaggacaacttgttctatttggtcatatttgattgtacacgccgggttaattgcattcatcgaaacagggcggaccacgtgaaggttgcaatctcccacccccctaaAAGTAGCAATACTATTTGTCCCCCCACCCATTTAAACCCACAGATAATCTTAAATCACcccatcccttcattccctgacaTCTTCTTCAGATAACACCCACCATCTCCTCATTCTTGTCCGTAACTTGCACCCGCTCAATGATGGCATCATCTTCATGTACGTTCCTTGTGTTTCCCCCCGTGGTTCTTTGTCCCGACGGAAATATCCTTTATATGTCTGAGTGGCTGCCGCAATAAGAGTTGGTAAATAGAAATATTGTGGAAATTTGCGTGCCATTTCTGCTGTCGGGATGTGGATGTTCTGTCTCAGTTATTCACACAAGTGtcttatttctttcaggaggaaaCTGGTCGGAGAAGGAGGTAGGACACGCTCTTGATTGAAACGCTGTATGTTTTGTAGAACAGCTCTGAAATTGTGGAAGTTCAGATTCTAACCAGCTGtaaaatatttgcagggttagtgatgaaATTAATTCATTGTCAGTGACAGATGGTGCCTTGCCAATTGAAAACATTCATCACCACTTTGTGTTGAACACGCTGTGGAGAGAAACCTGTGCCATTCAGCGAGGTACAACTTGTTCAGTTTCCATTCTTCTCATTGATTACACCTTTAAGTACCACAGATGCAAATATTACGCAGTAATTGTACTCACCTCCACCTCAGGCATCTCGTTCTATCTCTCTACCATCCACTCTCTGAAAACATTGACATTCAATGCCTTTTCcaactttcccatctcaccttaaactgatgccctcaatctttagactttagaaaattCTGTCTTCCATTCTTCAGCCCATTAGACCTGCTAATTACGATCACATTTCATCTCAGGtcaccttcttcactctccatgACGCCACCAATCTTAGTGTCCTCCACAAACCTACTAACATGCCACCCATATACTCATACAAAGCGTTTGTATAAATAACGACCAACAATGGAGATAGAGTCGTGCTCTATGGCACACCCTTTTCGagagcctccagtctgaaaagcattCCTCCACCAACCCTGtctcttcttctacttcttcttcttgtaggattccggcagtgtagacgctgctaagcgtattactgccctccacaggtcaaagtttgaactaaatccttacatacagtcctgtaacttgcaggaattgaagaacagccctggatatcagttgatgtttctcactgtgtccaaacaaagatgaaacagaaa
It includes:
- the LOC116970216 gene encoding E3 ubiquitin-protein ligase TRIM39-like; translation: MAHLYTFAHTFSETLYPYFCLCLCLTDRGKNAEPMKICRFASQSRHHLPGESGLGTVLRQSRLSEKARTLSLNRTVTESKHHCEKHLEELKLFCETDKKVICLICRDAREHKSHSFIPIEEAVEIYKEQVNSSFESLTKKKSEIEQMEQQQKEKISVVLEESHNLQSQITSQFSELHQIFTEKERRVLADIREEEMKIRNSMEKRLQEIQANLNSIQKELSTLQEQIDQKDNRIFLKEETGRRRRVSDEINSLSVTDGALPIENIHHHFVLNTLWRETCAIQRVSVTLDVETAHARLEVSVDRKRVRWTRTQRGLPDTRKRFTDWPCVLGSEGFTSGRYYWEVEVGGSRYWCLGIAAESVERKGPVPLTPETGGLGGLMTSLMHSPPLHPVSPPVPSPGGWEFISVTSPGQFHFTTRTPSPISTHSLGINSRRNFILSSGLGIKTGG